AGCCTTTGAGGGGTGATGCACCGATAATGAAGTCTTCTGTATCGGCAACCGCTCGTAAACCGGCAAACTCGGCGATGCAGTCGCGTTCACTGATCCCAGGTACCAGTCGATTGACGGCCGCGAAGATTTCAGCGGCGCCGGCGAAGGTGGTCGACACGTCCCGCTTATCGTCCACCGGGTCGGCGGTCGGGCCAACCATGATCGTCCCGTCACAAGTCGGAATGACCAGAATGCCTTTCGATGCTGGCGTTGGGCATGGAAAGATGACACGTTCGATCAGACCTGCCAGGCGTTTGTCCAGCAGGTACTCTTCGCCCCTACGCGGAGAAATGCGGAACGCCGGAACTCCAGCCATTTCGGCAATCTGATCGGCGAATAGACCGGCTGCATTGATGACGAACCTGCTTCGGACTTCGCCGTGACCAGTGTGCAGCGTGATACAGCCGCCTTCCTTCGTAATCGCGCTGACCGTCGTATCACACTGGACGACCAGGCCATTCCGTATGGCATTCTCAACCAACGCGAAACAGACTTCGTACGGGTTGGTGACCCCGGTGGTCGGCGCGTACAACGCGGCCAATATGTTGGGATTGAGATTGGGTTCCTCGCGACGGATACGGGGCTGATCCCAGATCTCCAGGCCGGAAACGCCTCTCTCCTTTCCCTGACGCTCCAGCTCTTCCAGGACGGGAATCTGGCTGGCATCCAGCGCAACGGTCAACTCACCGATTCGCTTGAACCCGAAACCGAGCTCATCCGCCAGCTTGTCCCAGAGCTGGTTGCCTTCCCATTCTAGCTGTCCTTTGAGGGTATTCGGTGGGGCATGGTGCCCGGCATGGATAACACCGCTGTTGGATTTGCTGGTGCCGAAGCCGACTTCCGTAGCTTTTTCGAGGAGAGTAACGTTCAGGCGGTAGCGCATCAGCTCATAGGCAAGTGCGCTTCCAGTAATTCCGCCACCGATGATTGCCACATCGTACTGCATGGTGTCCGTCCTTTCGTGAGACGGCCTACCTCAAGCGTAATCCCGCCCCGCATATTACAGCTAGTGGAAAACGTCACAGGCAAGGATGACGATCCTCGTAACCGCCCCTGGCGCGAAACCACGGGAAAGCCGTGCAGGATGCGAGTACTGAACGTGAACAGCACCTTGAGTCATGTGCCCGCTCCTCGCCTGAATGGAGGCTGGTCATTATCCGCACCACCTGCTGGCAGAGCCGGCAGGTGTGGGCGAAACCAATTACGGACGCAGTTCATCCCAGCCTCCGCGTAACCGTGTTGATGATCTCGTGCGCGCTTTCCTCAATGGGGATGTCCGTCATGTCAACGACCGTGAACTGCCCTTGCCGAAAAATCTGATCGGCGAATTCAAGTTCTTCGACCAGTTCTTCGGGCTTGGCATACGACAAATAAGAAGGCGTGCCAAGATGCTTTTGGCGGCGCTGCCGGTATGCGACAAGCTGTCCGGGCTGCATCGTCAGGCCAACGACCTCGACGATGATCGACTTCAAACAGGATGTGCGCTGGACTCATACCGTCGATCAAAGGGATGTTCGCCACTTTCCAACCCAGGGTCGAGAGATACATGCTCAGAGGCGTCTTGCCCACGCGAGACACCCCGGTAAGCACTATCTCAGCACGCGCCAATTCCTCGATGCGCTGACCATCGTCATGCGCGACGGCAAACTCGATCGCTTCGATACGCCGCAAGTCATGCTCTCGCAGTTTTCGATAAAGCCCTGGTTGCCCGAGCGGCGGCCGGTCAAGGCGGCTCTGGAGGGTACTCAACAACGCTCCGACCAGATCGATTTCGACGACCCGGTGGTCATGAGCAAGGTCAATGAGCGACTCGCGCAATTCGGTGTCCACTAAGGTATGGACGACAATACCGTTGTGCGCGGCCGCATCGGCTACAACCTGTTCAAGCTGCTGGATACCGCGTACCAGCGGGAAAATCGTGATCGGGGTATGCAGACTCTCGAATTGGGCAAGGACCGTACGAACGACCTGATCGGCTGCTGCACCGACCCCGCCCGATGCAATGTAGATCGATGTGTGGGTCATATTTCACCAAGCAATCTTGCCAGACGTTCAGCTTGCGATGCGTGGACAACCGCCAGCACCTCATCGGCAGCGAGCAGCACAGTCTCGCCGCGTGGGATAATGAGCTGTCCATTGCGAATAATCGCCGTAATGACGCACTCCTGAGGGAGTGCAAGTGTCCTGATTGCCTTTCCGGCGGCGGACGCCTTTGGGTGAACTTTTTCTTCCACCAATGCATACTGCCCCTTTCGCAGCTTGAGCAGGGTCGTCATATCGCCCAGTGACATCTCTTCGACGATCAGGTGCGCCATCAGATCGGCCTGGCTGAGCGCAACATCCACCCCCATCTCCGGCGTACACATCCAGACGTTTTTGGGGTTGTTCACCCGAACGATGACACGCGGGACCGCATACTCAAAGCGCGAGAGCGTGGCAACAACGAGATTCGTTTCATCGGAGCCGGTCACTGCAGCCACAATATCGGTCTGACGCACTCCTACCCTCTCGAGGATAGCCGGATCAGTGCCGCTGCCTCGCACAACCACGTCGGAAGGCAATTCCTCGCTCAGATGCAAGGCAAGGTCGGGACGCACTTCAACCAACTTCACCAGATGACCCCATGAAACAAGGAGGTGGGCAAGATGTGCGCCAACTTTTCCGCCGCCGACAACAAGAACCTTCATGATCTACGGTCCTCTCTTCAATCTGGCTGCAGCATCGCGCTCAACCGGCGCATTGCGCTCGTAATCACGGCAAGGTGAACGTGATCGCCGGCCTCAAACACTGTCCCTAATGTGGGAAGGAACGCGGAATCCCGCCGGGTGATAGCGATCACTGAGACTTCGCCGGGGATGGTCAGTTCGTTCACTGTGCGGCCAACCAGCAGCAGCGGCACACTCGACTGCAGGATGTCGACCTCACCGTTTCCGAGGTTCAAAACGGGGTCCAGCGAGGAGTAGGTCAGGATCTCTGCAATCCGGTTCACGCCCCAGGATGTGGTTGCGATCACCTGGAGGCCCAGACGGCGATAGATTTCGGCCTGGCGCGAGTCATAGACCCGGGCAACAACTTTTGGTATATGAAATACCTGCCGGGCAAGCTGGCCGGTAACGAGGTTTGCCTCATCGCTGTCTGTGACGGCCGCAAGCCCATCTGTACGCTCGATCCCCGCCTGGATCAAGACATCGCGATCAAAGCCGATGCCGGTTATGCACTGAATTGACGGGGCAGGATTCAGCGCATGGAATGCCTTCGGGTCTTTGTCGACGACCGTGACAAGGTGTCCCTTACGACTCATGGCCTGCGCGAGACCCTGCCCCACCCGACCACATCCAACAATAATGATCTTCATTTCACACCTTGTCCCTGTACTCGAGCCGGCGCACCAGGAATTTTCGCAGTTCATCGACAATCACAAGCGAAGGAGTCCATGCGAACAGGAATAACCAGTACACCGGCGAAAACGGAGCTGTTCCAAAGATGACCTGTAACGGCGGAAGGTAGATCACTGCAGCCACGACTATGAGCTCAACCGCGATGCCAAACCACAACAACCGATTTCCGAAGAACGGAATGTGCAGGATCGAAACGTGGTCCGTTCGCTGAGCAAAGAGATTTCCAATCTGGGTCGTGACTACCGCACCCAGGGTCATGGCGGTTGCGGCCTGGTAGAGCTGACCAGCAGCTGGCAAGTCGAGCCATTGTCCGGCGTATCCGCTGGTCCAGAACAGAAAATAGAACGCGGCCATCGCGGCCAGACTCTGCACCGATCCAAGCCATAGATATGCCCGGCGCAGCAATGCCGGCGTGATCAGGTGATCGCTGAGTCTGCGCGGCGGCACATCCATGAGCCCCGGCTCGGGAGACTCAACTCCCAGGGCCAACGCGGGAACCATATCCGTGCCCAGGTCAATCGCGAGAACCTGCATGATTGTGAGCGCCAGCGGTATACGCCCGCCGCTGAAGGCATACAGGATGAAGGGAACGGCCTCCGGGGTATTGCTGGTAAAGATATAGGTGATGAACTTCCTGATGTTTGCATAGACGCTGCGTCCTTCTTCGATCGCGCTGACGATCGATGCGAAGTTGTCGTCCATCAGGATCATATCGGCGGCTTCCTTGGCCACGTCCGTCCCTGCCCTGCCCATGGCCACGCCGATGTCGGCTTTCTTGAGCGCCGGAGCATCGTTCACACCATCGCCGGTCACCGCCACGATATGACCCATCGCCTGGAGCGCACTCACTACACGCATCTTGTGTTCAGGTGCCACACGCGCAAAAATGACCTCTCCAGCCAGTATCCGCGCCAGCGCGGCGTCATCCAGCGAGTTGAGTTCGACACCGGTCACAAGTGAGGGCTGTCCGCCACGGATAATACCGATACGCCGCGCGATACTCTCAGCAGTCAGACCGTAGTCGCCTGTGATCATGATGATGCGAATCCCGGCTCTATAGCACTGCTCGACCGCTGCCGCCACCTCTGGACGCGGAGGGTCCAGCATCGCCACGAGACCTAAGAAAGTGAGGTCGGACTCGACCGTCTCCGGAGTATACGCAGTCAAACCAGCAACCGGCAGACGGTGCTCTGCAACCGCCAACACGCGAAGACCCTCTCTTGCGTATTGATCATTGGCGTCGATTACCCTGCGTCGCATCTCGTCGCTGAACGGCATTTCCTGCCCGTCACACAGGATAGTTACGCACCGGGCGAGGACTTCCTGTGGCGCGCCCTTTATATAGGCGATCTGAGGCTCTGCTCGACCGCGGCAGTGGACTGTGCTCATGCACTTACGGCGCGACTCAAACGGCAGTTCCCGGATTCGCGTGCTGCGCTGTCCTTCGTCCTGCAGATCGATGCCAGCCTTCCTGGCCAGAACCAAGAGCGCCGCTTCAGTCGGATCACCGAGAATCGTCCAGGCATCCGTCTCACGGTCAGGCGGATGCAAGCAGGCGTTATTGCACAGCCCGGCCGCGATCAATAACTGCCGAAGCTCAGGAGACAACGACGGCATGGGCCGGTTGTCACGGCGGATTTCGCCTTCAGGCACATAACCGGTACCTGTCACGGTGAATTGGCTACCTGATACCCATATTCCGCGAACCGTCATTTCGTTCTGAGTGAGTGTTCCGGTCTTGTCCGTACAGATGACAGACGTACACCCCAGAGTCTCGACTGCCGACAGTTTCTTGATCAGCGCCTTTCGTTTCGCAATCCGCTGAACACCCATTGCCAGAGACAGCGTGACTGTCGGCAGCAGGCCTTCCGGCACGAAGGCCACGATCATGCCGAGGGCGAAGACGATGCTCTCCGCGATGCTGATCCGAACGACCAGTACGGTAATCAAGAAGAGGACGACGCCTACGCCTACAGCGACCGCGGTGACAACTTTGGTCATGCGCGTCATTTCTTTCTGGAGCGGGCTTTCTTCCTCACCGAGGCTTTGAGTCAGGCGAGCGATTTTGCCGAACTCAGTGCTCATCCCCGTTGCGAAAACAACCGCCTTCGCCGTGCCAGAGACAACACTCGTCCCGGCAAACACGAGATTCGGCAGTTCTGCGCGTACCACGCCGGAATGCAGGACAGCCTGATTGGTTCTGCGAAGGGGGTGAGATTCACCAGTCAGGGTGGATTGGTCCACCTGAAACTCTGCGGCCTCAACCAGACGCCCGTCGGCCGAGACATGATCTCCCTCACCAAGCACGATCACGTCACCAGGCACCAACCCTTCAGCGAGGATCCGTTGCTCAGAGGCGTCGCGCAGCACACGTGCGTAGGCAGGCAACAGTTTACGCAGCGCCTCGGTTGCTTTTTCGGCCCGATACTCCTGCCAGAAGGCGAATACACCGTTGATGAGATTTACGAGCCATATCGCTACAGCAAGCTGCGGCATTTGAGCGATCAGGGCGATGAACCCGCCGACCCACAGCAGGATCGCCATCAGATGTGTGAAATTCGCGATCAGGATGGACGGGATCGTCCGCCCGGCCGCCTCCTGAATAGTATTGGGGCCACTGCGGCCCAGGCGCAGTGCAGCCTCGGTTGAAGTCAGGCCATTTGGCCGGGTTTCCAATAGACTGTAAACATCTTTAACCGGTAATGTGTGGATCGCTACAGAAATGTCCATAGGACACTTTCCAATGGCTTCAGCGCTTTTTCGGGCGTTCAACTCGGTCACGTGGGCGGGCTAGAGTGCTGTCCGGCAGACGTGAACCCCGGGGTGCCTCCTAAACTGGGGCACCCCGATACTTCGAGAAGTCCTAAGCGTGCGGAGCCAGGTGTCCGTACATTACGGGTTCACGATGCAGTTCCTCTTCTGCGACCCGTCTCTTGACTTTGATGACGCTGTCCGGGTTCAGCGAAATCGAGTCGATGCCGCAATTCACCAGGAACGATACAAATTCCGGGTAGTCACTCGGTGCCTGTCCACAGATACCCACTTTTCTTCCTGCCAGATGGGCATCATGGATCAGGGCGCGGATCATGATCTTGATCGCCTCGTT
Above is a window of Candidatus Flexicrinis proximus DNA encoding:
- a CDS encoding NAD(P)/FAD-dependent oxidoreductase, with the translated sequence MQYDVAIIGGGITGSALAYELMRYRLNVTLLEKATEVGFGTSKSNSGVIHAGHHAPPNTLKGQLEWEGNQLWDKLADELGFGFKRIGELTVALDASQIPVLEELERQGKERGVSGLEIWDQPRIRREEPNLNPNILAALYAPTTGVTNPYEVCFALVENAIRNGLVVQCDTTVSAITKEGGCITLHTGHGEVRSRFVINAAGLFADQIAEMAGVPAFRISPRRGEEYLLDKRLAGLIERVIFPCPTPASKGILVIPTCDGTIMVGPTADPVDDKRDVSTTFAGAAEIFAAVNRLVPGISERDCIAEFAGLRAVADTEDFIIGASPLKGFINVAGIQSPGLTAAPAIARKVVRILGDEGLDLIPNETYIPNAPKPIHFSGLPTDEQILLCQRDPRYSQIVCRCECVGEGEIVDAIRRGARTLDGVKLRTRAGMGRCQGGFCTWRVMQLLARELNLPMTTLTKHGDGSWLICDREDAPCSPGS
- a CDS encoding kinase/pyrophosphorylase — its product is MQPGQLVAYRQRRQKHLGTPSYLSYAKPEELVEELEFADQIFRQGQFTVVDMTDIPIEESAHEIINTVTRRLG
- a CDS encoding kinase/pyrophosphorylase is translated as MTHTSIYIASGGVGAAADQVVRTVLAQFESLHTPITIFPLVRGIQQLEQVVADAAAHNGIVVHTLVDTELRESLIDLAHDHRVVEIDLVGALLSTLQSRLDRPPLGQPGLYRKLREHDLRRIEAIEFAVAHDDGQRIEELARAEIVLTGVSRVGKTPLSMYLSTLGWKVANIPLIDGMSPAHILFEVDHRRGRWPDDAARTACRIPAAPPKASWHAFLFVVCQARRTGRRT
- a CDS encoding NAD-binding protein, coding for MKVLVVGGGKVGAHLAHLLVSWGHLVKLVEVRPDLALHLSEELPSDVVVRGSGTDPAILERVGVRQTDIVAAVTGSDETNLVVATLSRFEYAVPRVIVRVNNPKNVWMCTPEMGVDVALSQADLMAHLIVEEMSLGDMTTLLKLRKGQYALVEEKVHPKASAAGKAIRTLALPQECVITAIIRNGQLIIPRGETVLLAADEVLAVVHASQAERLARLLGEI
- a CDS encoding NAD-binding protein, with the protein product MKIIIVGCGRVGQGLAQAMSRKGHLVTVVDKDPKAFHALNPAPSIQCITGIGFDRDVLIQAGIERTDGLAAVTDSDEANLVTGQLARQVFHIPKVVARVYDSRQAEIYRRLGLQVIATTSWGVNRIAEILTYSSLDPVLNLGNGEVDILQSSVPLLLVGRTVNELTIPGEVSVIAITRRDSAFLPTLGTVFEAGDHVHLAVITSAMRRLSAMLQPD
- a CDS encoding cation-transporting P-type ATPase, encoding MDISVAIHTLPVKDVYSLLETRPNGLTSTEAALRLGRSGPNTIQEAAGRTIPSILIANFTHLMAILLWVGGFIALIAQMPQLAVAIWLVNLINGVFAFWQEYRAEKATEALRKLLPAYARVLRDASEQRILAEGLVPGDVIVLGEGDHVSADGRLVEAAEFQVDQSTLTGESHPLRRTNQAVLHSGVVRAELPNLVFAGTSVVSGTAKAVVFATGMSTEFGKIARLTQSLGEEESPLQKEMTRMTKVVTAVAVGVGVVLFLITVLVVRISIAESIVFALGMIVAFVPEGLLPTVTLSLAMGVQRIAKRKALIKKLSAVETLGCTSVICTDKTGTLTQNEMTVRGIWVSGSQFTVTGTGYVPEGEIRRDNRPMPSLSPELRQLLIAAGLCNNACLHPPDRETDAWTILGDPTEAALLVLARKAGIDLQDEGQRSTRIRELPFESRRKCMSTVHCRGRAEPQIAYIKGAPQEVLARCVTILCDGQEMPFSDEMRRRVIDANDQYAREGLRVLAVAEHRLPVAGLTAYTPETVESDLTFLGLVAMLDPPRPEVAAAVEQCYRAGIRIIMITGDYGLTAESIARRIGIIRGGQPSLVTGVELNSLDDAALARILAGEVIFARVAPEHKMRVVSALQAMGHIVAVTGDGVNDAPALKKADIGVAMGRAGTDVAKEAADMILMDDNFASIVSAIEEGRSVYANIRKFITYIFTSNTPEAVPFILYAFSGGRIPLALTIMQVLAIDLGTDMVPALALGVESPEPGLMDVPPRRLSDHLITPALLRRAYLWLGSVQSLAAMAAFYFLFWTSGYAGQWLDLPAAGQLYQAATAMTLGAVVTTQIGNLFAQRTDHVSILHIPFFGNRLLWFGIAVELIVVAAVIYLPPLQVIFGTAPFSPVYWLFLFAWTPSLVIVDELRKFLVRRLEYRDKV